In Nilaparvata lugens isolate BPH chromosome 5, ASM1435652v1, whole genome shotgun sequence, the following proteins share a genomic window:
- the LOC111045544 gene encoding serine/threonine-protein phosphatase 4 catalytic subunit codes for MSDCNNLDRQIEQLKKCEIIKEAEVKALCAKAREILVEESNVQRVDSPVTVCGDIHGQFYDLKELFKVGGDVPETNYLFMGDFVDRGFYSVETFLLLLALKVRYPDRITLIRGNHESRQITQVYGFYDECLRKYGSITVWRYCTEIFDYLSLSAIIDGKIFGVHGGLSPSIQTLDQIRTIDRKQEVPHDGPMCDLLWSDPEDAQGWGVSPRGAGYLFGSDVVQQFNTANDIDMICRAHQLVMEGYKWHFDETVLTVWSAPNYCYRCGNVAAILELNENLQRDFTIFEAAPQDSREFPYRKPRADYFL; via the coding sequence ATGAGTGACTGTAATAATCTTGATAGACAAATAGAACAGTTGAAAAAGTGTGAAATAATAAAGGAAGCTGAAGTCAAAGCGTTATGTGCCAAAGCTAGGGAAATTCTAGTTGAAGAAAGTAATGTTCAAAGAGTGGATTCCCCTGTTACGGTTTGTGGAGATATTCATGGACAGTTCTACGATTTAAAAGAACTCTTTAAGGTAGGTGGTGATGTTCCAGAAACCAACTACTTATTTATGGGAGACTTTGTAGATAGAGGATTCTACAGTGTAGAAACTTTCCTACTATTACTTGCGTTGAAAGTTCGCTATCCTGATAGAATAACCTTGATACGAGGAAACCACGAATCTCGTCAGATCACTCAAGTGTATGGATTCTACGACGAGTGCCTGAGAAAGTATGGTAGCATCACTGTTTGGCGTTACTGTACTGAGATTTTTGATTACTTGAGTCTGTCTGCTATCATTGACGGTAAAATATTTGGTGTCCACGGTGGTCTTTCCCCTTCGATACAAACTTTGGATCAAATTAGAACTATTGACAGGAAGCAAGAGGTTCCTCATGACGGTCCAATGTGTGATTTGTTGTGGTCTGATCCTGAAGACGCCCAAGGATGGGGTGTCAGTCCGAGAGGAGCCGGATATTTGTTTGGTTCGGATGTCGTCCAACAGTTCAACACAGCCAACGATATTGACATGATTTGTCGAGCACATCAGCTGGTCATGGAAGGCTACAAGTGGCATTTTGATGAAACCGTCCTCACAGTCTGGTCTGCTCCAAACTACTGCTACCGCTGCGGCAATGTTGCCGCTATTCTCGAACTAAATGAGAATCTACAACGAGACTTCACAATATTTGAAGCTGCGCCTCAGGATTCACGTGAGTTTCCCTACAGAAAGCCTCGCGCTGACTACTTTTTATGA